The Carassius auratus strain Wakin unplaced genomic scaffold, ASM336829v1 scaf_tig00011152, whole genome shotgun sequence genome includes a region encoding these proteins:
- the LOC113072963 gene encoding uncharacterized protein LOC113072963 yields the protein MTTSFLPKDTRELQHMSQRQLDTEMDQLMANDPTQSYTHKELARITGTLAHLLIAQARISEKNNHDLEQEAAVLRLRVEEALQHQAHTQSRLDKLLLEIQDQHEKENTTDPELQKEVERLQNALENLRLDTDQREHLERETRERLEAKLRQGDALLERAEIELKERDAKIKAYENHLEMARAEIHDLTQRKDLLIDELDMVHRELKHSYSLQREQKEETHSTEFPLASEPQPLSQELRAEKGGENLLFKMSPASLHQPLSAVGEGKPFQKVRVTSHGHITPKELDKLARNIPTFNPDPAGGHDIHAYLQDIDFHLQTVTNVTTWDKLYLLRITSSREVRSFLDRQPETVKMDYQQLRKALVREFSDPESDQGLVTAMDLKQGRLETPPNFYNRLRRAYFGARNEPGMEEDVNFRTLFLRNLHPTVSHHLGVLACPRSMSTQQLRDLAHKAYTKQKTVSEKTVKHPTICSVSESYSELTLEGAQQHPSYTPSNRESRPFQASRGQRGRGGGARPKHQNDRSGISWDRPRPSHNQKGGATWETGRRPRNSQPPASRTPSPGRREGEHSRRDAWKLKAEPTSNKESAATSEAEELLRILREFLQKKPHKEDKKDKPDTA from the coding sequence ATGACGACCTCCTTCCTGCCAAAGGACACCAGAGAGCTGCAGCACATGAGCCAGAGACAACTGGACACTGAGATGGACCAGCTGATGGCGAACGATCCGACGCAGAGTTACACCCAcaaagaactcgccaggatcacAGGGACCCTAGCTCACCTCCTCATCGCCCAGGCACGGATCAGCGAAAAGAACAACCACGACTTGGAGCAGGAAGCCGCAGTGCTGAGACTTCGAGTGGAGGAAGCCCTACAGCATCAGGCCCACACCCAGAGTCGTCTAGATAAGCTACTTCTCGAGATCCAAGACCAGCATGAGAAAGAGAATActacagatccagagctacagaaagaagTGGAAAGACTTCAAAATGCCCTGGAGAATCTTCGTCTGGACACAGACCAAAGAGAACATTTGGAGAGAGAAACCCGAGAGAGACTCGAGGCAAAGCTCcgacaaggtgacgctctccttgaAAGGGCTGAAatcgaactgaaagaaagagatgctAAAATTAAGGCCTATGAAAATCACCTGGAAATGGCCCGAGCCGAAATCCACGACCTTACACAGCGCAAAGACTTGCTAATAGATGAACTTGACATGGTTCACAGAGAACTGAAACATTCTTATAGTCTACAACgtgaacagaaagaggaaacacaCTCCACAGAGTTTCCCCTGGCCAGTGAACCCCAGCCTCTCAGCCAAGAACTtcgagctgaaaaagggggtgaaAACCTGCTTTTCAAAATGTCACCAGCCAGCCTCCACCAACCCCTGTCAGCAGTGGGGGAAGGAAAACCCTTCCAGAAAGTCCGGGTCACCAGCCACGGACACATAACTCCAAAAGAACTGGACAAGCTGGCTAGAAACATCCCTACGTTCaacccagatcctgcaggaggccacgacattcacgcttatttacaagatatagactttcacttgcaaactgtcaccaacgtgACCACTTGGGACAAATTGTACCTGCTCAGAATTACGTCCAGTCGTGAGGTACGCAGTTTCTTAgaccgtcaaccagagactgtcaaaatggactaccagcaactgcgaaaagctttggtgcgtgaattctctgatccagaatcagaccaaGGGCTAGTAACCGCAATGGACCTCAAGCAAGGTCGACTTGAAACCCCACCAAATTTCTACAACCGACTGCGACGTGCCTACTTCGGAGCAAGGAATGAACCAGGCATGGAGGAAGACGTCAACTTCCGAACTTTGTTTCTGCGAAACCTCCATCCTACTGTCAGCCACCATTTGGGAGTGTTAGCGTGCCCGCGTAGCATGTCAACGCAACAGTTACGTGATTTAGCACATAAGGCCTACACCAAACAAAAGACTGtgtcagaaaagactgtaaaacacCCAACTATTTGCTCTGTCTCTGAGTCCTATTCAGAGTTGACCCTAGAGGGCGCCCAACAGCACCCCAGTTATACACCCAGCAACCGTGAGTCAagaccattccaagccagcagagggcagcgcgGTCGCGGTGGTGGTGCCCGTCCAAAGCACCAGAACGACCGCTCCGGAATATCCTGGGACCGGCCTCGCCCCTCCCATAACCAAAAGGGGGGGGCCACCTGGGAAACCGGCCGGAGACCCAGAAATAGCCAACCTCCAGCCTCCAGAACACCAAGCCCAGGGAGGCGGGAGGGGGAACACTCTCGACGTGATGCTTGGAAACTCAAGGCTGAGCCCACATCTAACAAGGAAAGTGCAGCCACATCCGAAGCTGAAGAACTTCTGAGAATactgagagagttccttcaaaagaaacctcacaaggaggacaagaaggATAAACCAGACACCGCATGA